One window from the genome of Castellaniella sp. MT123 encodes:
- the flgM gene encoding flagellar biosynthesis anti-sigma factor FlgM produces MKVNSTSPNPLLGGVTGGTRSENASHAASVAGGSGPKVDLSPAARHLAALNDSDADVQAERVRQIRDALASGQLTIDPGRIADGLLASVRELLK; encoded by the coding sequence TTGAAAGTCAATTCCACTTCGCCCAACCCCCTGCTCGGTGGGGTGACCGGGGGTACGCGCAGTGAAAACGCCTCGCATGCCGCATCCGTGGCCGGTGGCAGCGGGCCGAAAGTTGATCTCAGCCCGGCAGCCCGCCACTTGGCGGCCCTGAATGACAGCGACGCGGACGTCCAGGCGGAACGGGTACGTCAGATTCGCGACGCACTGGCGTCCGGTCAACTGACGATCGATCCGGGCCGTATCGCCGACGGCCTGCTGGCCAGCGTGCGCGAATTGCTAAAATAG
- a CDS encoding CheR family methyltransferase: MIHDAVSSVSYFSQPALPKAEPQDLARVVDILHKRAGIVLGDHKRDMAARTLGLRSHHSGLDSVRDYLNLLEQNPQAEEWDRFISAFTINHTAFFREQHHFQILADFVRTRRKPISVWCCASSTGEEPYTLAMTLHDACGQSDVGISVLATDIDVQALAQARKGVYTLDRIKPVPPEFLRRYFLRGTGRQAGMAMVKPVIRNLVTFDELNLVAPVWPVNQKFDAIFCRNTMIYFDKPTQTRILDRFVPLLKSGGLMFAGHSENFTYLTKSLRLRGQTVYELA; encoded by the coding sequence ATGATTCACGATGCCGTATCCTCCGTCTCGTATTTCTCGCAGCCGGCTTTGCCCAAGGCGGAGCCGCAGGACCTTGCCCGCGTGGTCGATATCCTGCACAAGCGGGCCGGGATCGTGCTGGGCGACCATAAACGGGACATGGCGGCACGCACGCTGGGGCTGCGGTCCCATCATTCCGGCCTCGATTCGGTGCGCGATTACCTGAATCTGCTCGAACAGAATCCCCAGGCCGAAGAATGGGACCGCTTCATCAGCGCCTTCACGATCAATCACACGGCGTTCTTCCGCGAGCAGCACCATTTCCAGATCCTGGCGGACTTCGTGCGGACGCGGCGCAAGCCGATCTCGGTCTGGTGCTGCGCCTCGTCGACGGGTGAAGAGCCTTACACGCTGGCGATGACCCTGCATGACGCCTGCGGCCAGTCGGACGTCGGCATCTCGGTCCTCGCGACCGACATCGACGTGCAGGCCCTGGCGCAGGCGCGCAAGGGGGTCTATACCCTGGATCGCATCAAGCCGGTGCCACCGGAATTTCTGCGCCGTTATTTTCTGCGCGGGACGGGTCGGCAGGCCGGTATGGCGATGGTTAAACCGGTGATTCGCAACCTGGTGACCTTCGATGAGCTGAATCTCGTGGCGCCCGTCTGGCCGGTGAACCAGAAGTTCGATGCGATCTTCTGCCGCAACACCATGATCTACTTCGACAAGCCGACTCAGACACGAATCCTGGATCGCTTCGTGCCCTTGCTCAAATCAGGCGGTCTGATGTTCGCGGGGCACTCGGAAAACTTTACGTACCTGACGAAATCCCTGCGGCTTCGAGGGCAGACCGTGTATGAGCTTGCCTGA
- the flhB gene encoding flagellar biosynthesis protein FlhB encodes MAEDSDLEKTEAASPRRLEKAREEGQVARSRELGTFMALISGIGALWFGGGSLFRALEGVLRSGLWFDPRIVRDPDVMLNVAAASAWQGLLVILPILGLLLVVGVFSSVALGGFLLSSKALEPKFERLNPLKGLKRFVQMQTFIELIKTLGKAVLVGYVAVKVIWSYREDMLALSHMPPTEGLARGLELAATCSLLIASSLIIIVLIDVPWQLWNHAKQLRMSREDVKQEHKESEGDPHVKGRIRQQQRAMARRRMMSAVPDADVVVTNPTHYAVALRYREGQGGAPMVVAKGAGLIAAQIRKLAEEHQVARLEAPPLARALYHHVELDREIPAALYAAVAEVLAWVYQVRNWRQGSGTLPPAPQALPVPPELDPQRSPEAAPAFVS; translated from the coding sequence ATGGCCGAGGACAGCGATCTCGAAAAGACTGAAGCCGCCTCGCCCCGGCGCCTGGAAAAGGCGCGCGAGGAGGGGCAGGTTGCGCGTTCGCGCGAACTGGGCACGTTCATGGCCCTGATCAGCGGCATCGGTGCCCTGTGGTTCGGCGGTGGGTCGCTGTTTCGCGCCCTGGAGGGCGTGCTGCGCAGCGGCTTGTGGTTCGATCCGAGGATCGTGCGGGATCCCGACGTCATGCTCAATGTCGCCGCGGCCTCGGCCTGGCAGGGCCTGCTGGTGATTCTGCCCATCCTGGGGCTGCTGCTGGTCGTCGGGGTTTTTTCATCGGTCGCGCTGGGCGGTTTCCTATTGTCGTCCAAGGCGCTGGAGCCCAAGTTCGAGCGCCTCAACCCGCTCAAGGGGCTCAAGCGGTTCGTCCAGATGCAGACCTTCATCGAGCTGATCAAGACGCTGGGCAAGGCCGTCCTGGTAGGCTACGTGGCGGTGAAGGTGATCTGGTCCTATCGCGAGGACATGCTGGCGTTGTCGCACATGCCGCCCACCGAGGGGCTGGCCCGGGGGCTTGAACTGGCGGCGACCTGCAGTCTGCTGATCGCATCGTCCCTGATCATCATCGTTCTGATCGACGTGCCCTGGCAGTTATGGAACCATGCCAAGCAACTGCGCATGTCGCGCGAGGACGTCAAGCAGGAACACAAGGAAAGCGAAGGCGACCCGCACGTCAAGGGCCGCATCCGCCAGCAGCAGCGTGCCATGGCGCGGCGGCGCATGATGAGCGCGGTGCCCGACGCCGACGTGGTCGTGACCAACCCCACCCATTACGCGGTGGCCTTGCGCTACCGCGAGGGGCAGGGGGGGGCGCCGATGGTGGTCGCCAAAGGCGCGGGACTGATCGCCGCGCAGATCCGCAAGCTGGCCGAGGAACATCAGGTTGCCCGCCTGGAGGCGCCGCCGCTGGCGCGTGCCCTGTATCATCACGTTGAACTGGATCGGGAAATCCCGGCTGCGCTGTATGCCGCCGTGGCCGAAGTGCTGGCCTGGGTCTATCAGGTCCGCAACTGGCGGCAGGGCTCGGGTACACTGCCACCTGCGCCGCAGGCACTGCCGGTCCCTCCCGAACTCGATCCGCAACGCAGCCCTGAAGCGGCACCCGCATTCGTCTCATGA
- a CDS encoding flagellar protein FlgN: protein MSHIDALLQCVDEQSELLNDFIQTLEAEGAMLLETPSNEALGTLTTRKNDYARRLGELDQARAAALSGLGHADDRAGIDAACEAHPDLRPVFDALFARAEQASTLNQANGQILKSFMDHNQQALDTLRTLMGKDLYDARGRLSR from the coding sequence ATGAGCCATATCGATGCCCTGCTCCAGTGCGTGGACGAACAGTCCGAGCTACTGAACGACTTCATCCAGACGCTGGAAGCCGAAGGCGCCATGCTGCTGGAAACGCCCTCGAACGAAGCGCTGGGCACCCTGACCACCCGGAAAAACGATTACGCGCGCCGCCTGGGTGAACTGGACCAGGCGCGTGCCGCAGCCCTGTCCGGGCTGGGTCACGCCGATGATCGCGCCGGCATCGATGCCGCCTGCGAAGCGCACCCCGACCTGCGTCCCGTTTTCGACGCCCTGTTCGCGCGCGCCGAACAGGCCAGCACCCTGAATCAGGCCAATGGCCAGATCCTGAAATCCTTCATGGATCACAACCAGCAGGCGCTGGACACTTTGCGCACGCTGATGGGCAAGGATCTGTACGACGCCCGGGGGCGGCTGTCGCGGTAA
- the flhA gene encoding flagellar biosynthesis protein FlhA → MNNFLDFLKTQGFGHARLMAGPVLILMVLGMMILPLPPFVLDLLFTFNIALSVMILLVAMFTRKPLDFAAFPSVLLFATLLRLSLNVASTRVVLMNGHKGPAAAGHVIEAFGHFLVGGNFAVGIVVFIILVIINFIVITKGAGRIAEVGARFTLDAMPGKQMAIDADLNAGLIGEDDARRRRSEVSQEAEFYGAMDGASKFVRGDAVAGLLIMVINIIGGLIVGVAQHNMSLGDAGNVYTLLTIGDGLVAQIPALVISTAAGVVVSRVATDEDVGQQVLGQLFSNPNVLFITAGILTLMGLIPNMPHVAFLLLAAILGGVGWALHQRKQREQKVADSRPSQEQTAAVAAASEASWDDVSTVDPLGLEVGYRLISLVDHQQSGELLHRIRSLRKKFAQEMGFLPPVVHIRDNLEIKPTDYRIQLFGVEIGRGVAQTGQWLAIDPGGVTAPVQGTPTKDPAFGLPAVWIDASLREQAQIAGYTVVDAATVVATHLNHLMHRYGAKLLGRQETQQLLDHVGRDVPKLVEDLVPKTITLPQLQNLLRSLLDEEVPIRDMRSILETVTEYAPRLASLNPAGTGPNQDELLAQTRVALGRAIVQHWFAGEEELRVIGLDSRLERVLMQALGASGALEPGLAENLLGETQRHVQEQEDKGNAPVLVVPPMLRASLSRFLRHHLPHMAVLSSAEIPEERMIRVTAVIGGSPA, encoded by the coding sequence ATGAACAATTTCCTGGATTTTCTCAAGACCCAAGGTTTCGGGCATGCCCGCCTGATGGCGGGACCGGTGCTGATCCTCATGGTGCTGGGCATGATGATCCTGCCCTTGCCGCCGTTCGTCCTGGACCTGCTGTTCACGTTCAACATCGCCTTGTCGGTGATGATCCTGCTGGTGGCGATGTTCACCCGCAAGCCGCTGGATTTCGCCGCCTTCCCCTCGGTGCTGCTGTTTGCCACCTTGCTGCGCCTGTCACTGAACGTGGCCTCCACCCGCGTGGTGTTGATGAACGGCCACAAGGGCCCGGCCGCCGCGGGCCACGTGATCGAGGCCTTCGGCCATTTCCTGGTCGGCGGCAATTTCGCCGTGGGCATCGTGGTGTTCATCATCCTGGTGATCATCAACTTCATCGTCATCACCAAGGGCGCCGGCCGGATCGCGGAAGTCGGCGCACGCTTCACCCTGGATGCCATGCCCGGCAAGCAGATGGCCATCGATGCCGACCTGAATGCCGGTCTGATCGGCGAGGACGATGCCCGCCGGCGCCGCAGCGAAGTCTCCCAGGAAGCCGAGTTCTATGGGGCCATGGACGGCGCCAGCAAGTTCGTGCGCGGGGATGCCGTCGCCGGTCTGCTGATCATGGTGATCAACATCATCGGTGGCCTGATCGTCGGGGTGGCGCAGCACAATATGTCGCTGGGCGACGCAGGAAACGTCTATACCTTGCTGACGATCGGCGACGGGTTGGTGGCGCAGATTCCGGCGCTGGTGATTTCCACAGCGGCGGGTGTGGTGGTGTCGCGGGTGGCGACCGACGAGGACGTGGGCCAGCAGGTACTGGGGCAACTGTTCTCCAATCCCAATGTCCTGTTCATCACCGCCGGGATCCTGACCCTGATGGGCCTGATTCCCAATATGCCGCACGTCGCGTTCCTGCTGCTGGCCGCCATCCTCGGCGGCGTGGGGTGGGCGCTGCATCAGCGTAAGCAGCGTGAACAGAAGGTTGCGGACTCCAGGCCCAGCCAGGAGCAGACTGCGGCCGTTGCCGCAGCCTCCGAGGCCAGTTGGGATGACGTCTCCACCGTGGATCCGCTGGGCCTGGAGGTCGGCTACCGCCTGATCTCGCTGGTGGATCATCAACAAAGCGGAGAGCTGTTGCATCGCATCCGCAGCCTGCGTAAAAAGTTCGCGCAGGAGATGGGCTTTCTGCCCCCCGTGGTGCATATCCGGGACAACCTGGAAATCAAGCCGACGGATTACCGCATCCAGCTTTTTGGTGTGGAGATCGGCCGTGGCGTCGCCCAGACCGGCCAATGGCTGGCCATCGATCCGGGCGGGGTGACGGCGCCGGTCCAGGGGACGCCGACCAAGGATCCGGCCTTCGGCTTGCCCGCCGTCTGGATCGACGCGTCCCTGCGTGAGCAGGCGCAGATTGCGGGTTACACCGTCGTGGATGCCGCGACCGTCGTGGCCACACACCTCAATCACCTGATGCACCGGTATGGCGCCAAGCTGCTGGGCCGCCAGGAAACGCAGCAGCTGCTGGACCACGTCGGGCGCGACGTGCCCAAGCTGGTCGAGGATCTGGTGCCCAAGACGATCACCCTGCCGCAGTTGCAGAATCTGCTGCGCAGCCTGCTGGACGAGGAAGTCCCCATCCGCGATATGCGCAGCATCCTCGAGACAGTCACCGAATATGCGCCGCGTCTTGCCAGCCTCAATCCGGCCGGCACCGGCCCCAACCAGGACGAGCTGTTGGCCCAGACCCGGGTGGCCCTGGGCCGGGCCATCGTCCAGCACTGGTTTGCGGGCGAAGAGGAATTGCGGGTCATCGGACTGGATTCGCGCCTCGAGCGGGTGCTGATGCAGGCGCTGGGCGCGAGCGGCGCGCTGGAACCCGGGCTGGCGGAAAACCTGCTGGGCGAGACGCAGCGGCACGTCCAGGAACAGGAAGACAAGGGCAATGCGCCCGTGCTGGTTGTGCCGCCCATGTTGCGGGCGTCCCTGTCGCGCTTCCTGCGCCATCATCTGCCGCACATGGCGGTGCTCTCCAGCGCCGAGATCCCTGAGGAGCGTATGATCCGGGTCACGGCCGTCATCGGCGGGAGTCCTGCGTGA
- the cheZ gene encoding protein phosphatase CheZ, with amino-acid sequence MTAEQTENGQIDFQAPSLDLIHRIAHLTRTLRMSMRELGLDQAIKDAAHAIPDARDRLHYVAQMTEQAANRVLNAAEQIQPWQETMQSDARALDARWQDWFEHPVELDQARALVDDTRAFIKGVPEKTQASQNNLMEIIMAQDFQDLTGQVIMKMLGVIGTIETELVQVLIDNAPQEKREETQSLLNGPVVNAEGKNDVVANQDQVDDLLASLGF; translated from the coding sequence ATGACTGCAGAACAGACGGAAAACGGGCAGATCGACTTCCAGGCGCCTTCGCTGGACCTGATTCACCGGATCGCCCATCTGACGCGCACGCTGCGCATGAGCATGCGGGAACTGGGTCTGGATCAGGCCATCAAGGACGCCGCGCATGCCATTCCGGACGCCCGCGACCGGCTGCACTACGTAGCGCAGATGACGGAGCAGGCGGCCAACCGCGTGCTGAATGCCGCCGAGCAGATCCAGCCCTGGCAGGAAACGATGCAAAGCGACGCGCGGGCGCTGGATGCGCGCTGGCAGGACTGGTTCGAGCATCCGGTCGAGCTCGATCAGGCGCGCGCGCTGGTGGACGACACCCGGGCTTTCATCAAGGGCGTCCCCGAAAAGACCCAGGCCTCGCAGAACAATCTGATGGAAATCATCATGGCCCAGGACTTCCAGGACCTGACCGGCCAGGTGATCATGAAGATGCTGGGGGTCATTGGTACCATCGAGACCGAACTCGTCCAGGTGCTGATCGACAACGCGCCTCAGGAAAAGCGCGAGGAAACCCAATCGCTGCTCAATGGCCCGGTCGTGAACGCCGAGGGCAAGAACGACGTGGTGGCCAATCAGGATCAGGTGGACGACTTGTTGGCCAGCCTGGGTTTCTGA
- the flhF gene encoding flagellar biosynthesis protein FlhF, translating into MNISRFFGATNREAMRQVRLALGADALIISSKRVNGGVEILATDPTSLPDHDQIAARTPVSVPSAPAAVPTAPAASVSAPARSPTPAVAPGDGLMGAIDDLKGSLESRIDELLWGNQLRRSPQAVTLFQGLLRFGFSTTLLRAMLKSMPELSGTRAALQWARGELVKHLPVLASEDALWQPGLALALVGPTGVGKTTTIAKLAARCVRRAGPDSLVLLTTDTYRIGAHEQLKIYGQMMRVPVHVVQDVHELRRVLQTVRPDQTVLIDNVGISQRDRYVTDQAALLAGAGRRVERLLALNASSHGDTLDEVARSYVRDGGTPLRGCIITKIDEAACLGAVLDTTIRYRLPIHYVSDGQKVPENLQFLTATELVDRALAPMQSARTQFAPSEADLAALMSITQPVESADAIAGRRRQQVLLPQLLTQSAQGDSLGLEQLRAAVALLDEDPVLSEGYDLWHSRSAGDLPAAVDAIDHLRRVARTGLEESEPPLIVHDRQALSWQGRRGAWSATAWFDGRCRPLAAGTQQVGMADGWYGPQGAQSVAPSAIEVLRHQVGLESEGPDPAPWHVFEGGSQALLRDLDRQGFQWISACGARTRIYQEDEASVVSASAQRLVFKPLPGDVFAYLLTPSGLAGTGVAWWAGLGAAELRTRGEPPLGVRLFCLRAVDPQDGHIVRVWHALVGQAGDAPADRIAAALVLRQECHAAWRLAASWLADAQGREPLLDRAVLAAQLGLAAWRLVQDPALAPAAHVVARMLGAEQLSARQSPAGLLKLYALKELLAV; encoded by the coding sequence GTGAACATCAGTCGCTTTTTCGGGGCCACCAATCGCGAGGCCATGCGCCAGGTTCGTCTGGCGCTGGGCGCGGATGCCCTCATCATTTCCAGCAAGCGGGTCAATGGCGGGGTCGAAATCCTCGCCACGGATCCGACCTCGCTGCCCGATCATGACCAGATCGCCGCACGGACCCCCGTGTCGGTGCCGTCCGCGCCGGCCGCCGTTCCCACGGCTCCTGCGGCGTCCGTGTCGGCACCCGCCCGGTCGCCGACGCCGGCGGTCGCGCCAGGCGATGGCCTGATGGGCGCGATCGACGACCTGAAGGGTTCCCTCGAAAGCCGGATCGACGAGCTGCTGTGGGGCAATCAATTGCGCCGTTCGCCGCAGGCGGTCACGCTCTTTCAGGGACTGCTGCGTTTTGGTTTCAGCACCACGCTGCTGCGCGCCATGCTCAAGAGCATGCCGGAACTCAGTGGCACACGGGCTGCCCTGCAGTGGGCGCGCGGCGAACTCGTCAAGCACCTGCCGGTCCTGGCCTCCGAGGACGCCCTGTGGCAGCCCGGGCTTGCCCTGGCCCTGGTCGGCCCCACGGGGGTTGGCAAGACCACCACGATTGCGAAGCTCGCGGCCCGCTGTGTGCGGCGCGCAGGTCCGGACAGCCTGGTGCTCCTGACCACCGACACTTACCGGATCGGCGCGCACGAGCAGTTGAAGATCTACGGGCAGATGATGCGTGTGCCGGTGCACGTCGTCCAGGACGTGCATGAATTGCGGCGGGTCCTGCAGACGGTCCGCCCCGATCAGACGGTGTTGATCGACAACGTCGGGATCAGTCAGCGCGACCGCTATGTCACGGACCAGGCCGCCCTGCTGGCGGGCGCCGGCCGCCGGGTCGAGCGGTTGTTGGCCCTGAACGCCTCCAGCCATGGGGATACGTTGGACGAAGTCGCCCGTTCGTATGTTCGTGACGGTGGCACGCCGCTGCGCGGCTGCATCATCACCAAGATCGATGAAGCCGCCTGCCTGGGGGCGGTGCTGGACACCACCATCCGCTACCGATTGCCGATCCACTATGTGTCCGATGGGCAAAAAGTCCCCGAAAATCTGCAGTTCCTGACCGCAACCGAACTCGTGGACCGGGCGCTTGCGCCCATGCAGTCCGCCCGCACCCAGTTCGCCCCCTCCGAGGCGGATCTGGCCGCGTTGATGTCGATCACACAGCCTGTGGAAAGCGCGGATGCCATTGCCGGGCGGCGGCGTCAGCAGGTGCTGTTGCCGCAGCTGCTGACCCAGTCGGCGCAGGGCGATTCCCTGGGGCTGGAACAGCTGCGTGCCGCCGTCGCCCTGCTGGACGAGGATCCCGTGCTGTCCGAAGGCTACGACCTCTGGCATAGCCGATCCGCCGGGGATCTTCCGGCCGCGGTGGATGCCATCGACCATCTGCGGCGGGTCGCACGGACAGGCCTCGAAGAATCCGAGCCTCCCCTGATCGTGCATGATCGCCAGGCCTTGTCCTGGCAAGGGCGGCGCGGCGCCTGGTCAGCGACGGCCTGGTTCGACGGCCGTTGCCGGCCGCTGGCCGCGGGCACCCAGCAGGTGGGCATGGCCGATGGCTGGTACGGCCCGCAGGGCGCCCAGTCGGTTGCGCCTTCGGCCATCGAGGTACTGCGCCATCAGGTCGGGCTCGAATCCGAAGGCCCGGATCCCGCCCCCTGGCACGTCTTCGAAGGCGGCAGCCAGGCGCTGCTGCGGGACCTCGACCGACAAGGATTCCAGTGGATCTCCGCCTGCGGCGCGCGTACCCGCATTTACCAGGAAGACGAGGCCAGCGTGGTCTCGGCGTCAGCCCAGCGGCTGGTCTTCAAGCCGCTGCCGGGCGATGTCTTTGCCTATCTGCTCACCCCGTCCGGCCTGGCCGGGACGGGCGTGGCCTGGTGGGCGGGCCTGGGGGCCGCCGAGCTGCGTACGCGCGGTGAGCCTCCCTTGGGTGTTCGTCTGTTCTGCCTGCGGGCCGTCGATCCCCAGGATGGCCACATTGTGCGTGTCTGGCATGCATTGGTGGGCCAGGCGGGTGATGCGCCTGCGGATCGGATCGCAGCGGCGCTCGTGCTGCGCCAGGAATGCCATGCCGCTTGGCGTCTGGCCGCGTCATGGCTGGCGGATGCGCAGGGCCGCGAACCCTTGCTCGACCGCGCGGTGCTGGCTGCCCAGCTCGGGTTGGCCGCCTGGCGGCTGGTGCAGGATCCGGCACTGGCGCCGGCTGCGCACGTCGTCGCCCGCATGTTGGGGGCCGAGCAGCTGTCGGCCCGCCAGTCGCCTGCCGGCTTATTGAAGCTGTACGCGTTGAAGGAATTGCTGGCGGTTTAG
- the flgA gene encoding flagellar basal body P-ring formation chaperone FlgA, with translation MAACLMAALPAVSTAQVRAPAPQVQDPAAVIAQVESLIRDQAASYPGSVTVAVDAPRLNNQPPCDKFEAFLAGSGGLQPRTPVGVRCLAPQPWTVYLQTSVQIMGRYYVASHVIERGSVIGPADLDAREGDLLRLRRVISDPGRIVGWIANRRLRAGGAIEASALRDPNAIERGQQVRTVARGIGFEASGEGQALESGGPGARIQVRTPNGQIITGTVIDAHTVQVMM, from the coding sequence GTGGCCGCCTGCCTGATGGCGGCGCTGCCAGCGGTCTCGACAGCCCAGGTCCGCGCGCCTGCACCTCAGGTTCAGGATCCAGCCGCGGTCATCGCACAGGTCGAATCCCTGATCCGGGACCAGGCCGCGTCGTATCCCGGTTCGGTCACCGTCGCGGTCGATGCGCCCAGGCTGAACAACCAGCCCCCTTGTGACAAATTCGAGGCTTTCCTGGCAGGTTCCGGCGGCCTGCAGCCGCGCACCCCGGTCGGCGTGCGTTGCCTGGCTCCCCAGCCCTGGACGGTCTATCTGCAGACCAGCGTCCAGATCATGGGCCGCTATTACGTGGCCAGCCACGTGATCGAACGCGGCAGCGTCATCGGCCCTGCGGATCTCGACGCCCGCGAAGGCGATCTGCTGCGGCTACGCCGCGTCATCAGCGACCCCGGGCGGATCGTCGGCTGGATCGCCAACCGCCGCCTGCGCGCTGGCGGCGCCATCGAAGCCAGCGCCTTGCGGGATCCAAACGCGATTGAGCGCGGGCAGCAGGTCCGCACCGTGGCTCGGGGAATCGGCTTCGAGGCCTCGGGCGAAGGCCAGGCGCTGGAATCCGGCGGCCCGGGTGCCCGCATCCAGGTCCGTACGCCCAATGGTCAGATCATCACCGGCACGGTGATCGACGCCCATACCGTTCAGGTTATGATGTAA
- a CDS encoding chemotaxis response regulator protein-glutamate methylesterase gives MKKIRVLCVDDSALVRSLMTEIINGQPDLEVVATAPDPLIARELIKQHNPDVLTLDVEMPRMDGLDFLERLMRLRPMPVVMVSSLTERNSEVTLRALELGAVDFVTKPKLGLRDGLMEYSDMIADKIRAAAHARLRPRPAHAGDHPARPRLAGNFSTTEKLIMIGSSTGGTEAIRHVLEPLPANSPAIMITQHMPAGFTKSFVQRLDGLCAVQVHEAEDGQRVLPGHVYLAPGGIAHMKLARSGANYVVKLEYTDPVNRHRPSVDVLFHSAAQVAGKNAVGVILTGMGKDGAQGLLAMREAGARTFAQDEASCIVFGMPREALLIGAAEEAVPLDEISERILKSAGAYGHRV, from the coding sequence ATCAAGAAAATTCGTGTGTTGTGTGTGGATGATTCGGCGCTGGTGCGCAGCCTGATGACGGAGATCATCAATGGGCAGCCGGATCTGGAAGTCGTTGCGACCGCGCCGGATCCGCTGATTGCGCGTGAACTGATCAAGCAGCACAATCCCGACGTCCTGACGCTGGATGTGGAAATGCCGCGCATGGACGGCCTCGATTTTCTCGAACGGCTGATGCGCCTGCGGCCAATGCCGGTGGTTATGGTGTCATCCCTGACCGAGCGCAACTCCGAGGTCACGCTGCGCGCGCTGGAACTCGGGGCGGTCGATTTCGTCACCAAGCCCAAGCTCGGCTTGCGCGACGGGCTGATGGAATACAGCGACATGATCGCCGACAAGATCCGGGCGGCTGCGCACGCGCGGCTGCGCCCTCGGCCGGCGCACGCGGGCGATCATCCCGCGCGGCCGCGCCTGGCGGGCAATTTCTCCACGACCGAAAAGCTCATCATGATCGGGTCCTCCACCGGTGGGACAGAAGCGATCCGCCACGTGCTGGAACCTCTGCCGGCCAACAGCCCGGCTATCATGATCACGCAGCACATGCCCGCGGGCTTCACCAAATCCTTCGTCCAGCGTCTCGACGGTCTGTGCGCCGTCCAGGTTCACGAGGCCGAGGACGGGCAGCGTGTCTTGCCGGGGCACGTCTATCTGGCACCGGGGGGCATCGCGCACATGAAACTGGCCCGTTCCGGCGCCAATTACGTGGTCAAACTGGAATACACCGATCCGGTGAACCGGCATCGCCCCTCTGTCGATGTCCTGTTCCATTCGGCTGCGCAGGTCGCAGGGAAAAACGCGGTGGGCGTCATTCTGACCGGCATGGGAAAGGACGGTGCCCAGGGGTTGCTGGCCATGCGCGAGGCGGGGGCGCGGACCTTCGCCCAGGACGAGGCCAGTTGCATCGTCTTTGGCATGCCGCGCGAGGCCTTGCTGATCGGCGCCGCCGAAGAGGCCGTCCCGCTGGACGAGATCAGTGAACGGATTCTGAAAAGTGCGGGCGCCTACGGGCACCGGGTGTGA
- the cheY gene encoding chemotaxis response regulator CheY: MVQKTLKILVVDDFPTMRRIIKNLLKDLGYENVDEAEDGAIGLEKLRNGGFEFVVSDWNMPNMDGLTMLQNIRADPNLATLPVLMVTAEAKKENIIAAAQAGASGYVVKPFTAATLEEKLNKIFEKL; encoded by the coding sequence GTGGTTCAAAAAACGTTGAAAATCCTGGTCGTCGATGACTTCCCCACGATGCGCCGGATCATCAAGAATCTGCTCAAAGACCTGGGCTATGAAAACGTCGACGAGGCGGAAGATGGCGCCATCGGCCTGGAAAAGCTGCGCAATGGGGGGTTCGAGTTCGTCGTGTCCGACTGGAACATGCCGAACATGGATGGTCTGACGATGCTGCAGAACATCCGCGCCGATCCGAACCTGGCCACGCTGCCGGTGCTGATGGTCACCGCCGAGGCCAAGAAGGAAAACATCATCGCGGCGGCCCAGGCCGGCGCCAGCGGCTATGTGGTCAAGCCTTTCACGGCAGCCACACTCGAGGAAAAACTCAACAAGATCTTCGAGAAACTGTAA